In bacterium, a single window of DNA contains:
- a CDS encoding exo-alpha-sialidase yields MSGVRVLVGTRKGAFILTADGKRDRWSVSGPHFAGWEIYHVKGSPVNPNLLYASQSSGWFGQLIQRSNDGGKTWEPVGNEFAYDGIPGSHQWYDGTQHPWKFARVWHLEPSLTDPDTVCAGVEDAALFRSVDAGRTWQELPGLRGHGSGPSWQPGAGGMCLHTIVQDPSDPKRIFVAISAAGAFRTDDGGTTWRPVNRGLRSEGIPDPNAEVGHCVHRIAMHPSRPGVLFMQKHWDVMRSDNAGDSWQEVSGNLPTDFGFPIDVHAHEPNTIYVVPIKSDSEHFPPDGKLRVYRSRTGGNEWEALTKGLPQRDCYVNVLRDAMAVDALDACGVYFGTTGGQVYGSADAGDSWSPIVRDLPAVLSVEVQTLG; encoded by the coding sequence ATGAGCGGGGTACGGGTCCTGGTCGGTACACGCAAGGGCGCGTTCATCCTGACGGCCGATGGAAAGCGAGACCGGTGGAGCGTGAGCGGTCCGCATTTCGCGGGTTGGGAGATCTACCACGTCAAGGGCTCGCCGGTGAACCCCAACCTGCTGTATGCGTCGCAGTCGAGCGGGTGGTTCGGGCAGCTGATCCAGCGCTCGAACGACGGCGGCAAGACGTGGGAGCCGGTGGGCAACGAGTTCGCATACGATGGGATCCCCGGTTCGCACCAATGGTACGACGGCACGCAGCACCCTTGGAAGTTTGCGCGCGTCTGGCATCTCGAGCCCTCGCTGACCGATCCGGACACCGTTTGCGCCGGGGTGGAGGACGCCGCTTTGTTCCGTTCGGTGGACGCCGGCCGGACGTGGCAGGAACTCCCCGGGCTGCGCGGGCACGGCTCCGGGCCGTCCTGGCAGCCGGGCGCCGGCGGGATGTGCCTGCACACGATCGTGCAGGACCCGAGCGACCCCAAGCGGATCTTCGTCGCCATCTCGGCCGCGGGCGCGTTCCGGACCGACGACGGCGGTACGACTTGGCGTCCGGTGAACCGCGGCCTGCGGTCCGAAGGCATTCCCGACCCGAACGCGGAGGTCGGCCACTGCGTCCACCGCATCGCGATGCACCCGTCGCGTCCGGGCGTCCTGTTCATGCAGAAGCATTGGGACGTGATGCGCAGCGACAACGCCGGGGACTCGTGGCAAGAGGTGAGCGGCAATCTGCCGACCGACTTCGGATTCCCGATCGACGTGCACGCGCACGAGCCGAATACCATCTACGTCGTTCCGATCAAGAGCGACTCCGAGCATTTCCCGCCCGACGGGAAGCTGCGAGTCTACCGCAGCCGCACGGGCGGCAACGAATGGGAGGCACTCACGAAGGGGCTGCCGCAGCGGGACTGCTACGTGAACGTGCTGCGCGATGCGATGGCCGTCGACGCGCTCGATGCGTGCGGCGTGTACTTCGGCACCACCGGCGGGCAGGTGTACGGGTCGGCCGACGCCGGGGATAGCTGGTCGCCCATCGTCCGCGATCTTCCGGCCGTGCTGTCCGTCGAGGTCCAAACGCTCGGATGA
- a CDS encoding MoaD/ThiS family protein, producing MIRVGLPVHLRTLAHVDGEVTLHVEGRATQRSVLDALEASYPMLRGTIRDHVTQQRRPFVRFFACEQDLSHEPPDAPLPDAVAVGAEPFLVVGAMAGG from the coding sequence ATGATCAGGGTCGGGCTGCCGGTGCATCTGAGGACGCTCGCGCACGTCGACGGCGAGGTGACGCTCCACGTCGAGGGTCGGGCCACGCAACGCTCGGTGCTCGACGCGCTCGAAGCCTCCTATCCGATGCTGCGCGGGACGATCCGCGACCACGTCACGCAACAGCGCAGACCGTTCGTGCGGTTCTTCGCGTGCGAGCAGGATCTCTCCCACGAACCGCCCGACGCTCCGCTACCGGACGCGGTCGCGGTGGGGGCGGAGCCCTTTCTTGTCGTCGGGGCCATGGCCGGCGGTTAA
- a CDS encoding YciI family protein, translating to MRYMLLVYGDEQASDEAEKEQCRDESAQLVHQMRSQGQHLAAAPLQPVSTATSVRVRDGKRFVTDGPFAETREQLGGYFLVDAKDLDEAIDIAGRIPGARLGTVEIRPLIEIVGLPAY from the coding sequence ATGAGATACATGCTGCTGGTCTACGGTGATGAGCAGGCCTCGGATGAGGCCGAGAAGGAGCAGTGTCGCGACGAGTCCGCGCAGCTGGTGCACCAGATGAGGTCGCAGGGGCAGCATCTCGCCGCCGCGCCGCTGCAACCGGTTTCGACGGCGACCAGCGTCCGGGTACGCGATGGCAAGCGGTTCGTCACCGACGGTCCGTTCGCGGAGACGCGTGAGCAACTCGGTGGCTACTTCCTGGTGGATGCTAAGGATCTCGACGAGGCGATCGACATCGCGGGACGGATTCCCGGCGCGCGCTTGGGGACCGTCGAAATCCGGCCGCTCATCGAGATCGTTGGCCTCCCTGCGTACTAG
- a CDS encoding LuxR C-terminal-related transcriptional regulator, which produces MDRNEQALASLKPDGPLSDGVAEGWNALNRGEWADARARFETALAAEETGEGWEGLAWAAWWLDDTTVMMDARERAYRLYRERGDARGAARSAMWLAIDYVDLRNDTAVANGWMQRAHRLLEQHTQSPEYAWLAACDAHHALMADKNPVTAQRLATEAVSVSEALGIIDVEMVGRALEGLALVSQGQVRDGMQRLDEAAAAAVAGELADRQAISLTCCYMIFACERVRDYPRAAQWCDRVKEFCRRWRFNMLFAVCRTQYAGVLIWRGEWAQAETELTAAARELTVIRPAFAFSAMFRLAELRRRQGRWDEAAALFQRAETSTAALLGRAELALDQGSPAVAVECAERYLRRYAPESRTERAPGLEVLARAFAALGDLERGRAVLAELEATTQAVAAEPLKAFACVARGTLATCAGDYAQARTAFEDAADLFARFGAPFELGRARMELGRALAALDRRDAAAAELRTAVAVLQHLGAAHEAERAASLLRDVTAKSTKRTAGSPVRLTGKELEVLRLAAQGLTDKEIAARLRRSEHTIHRHVANILVKLDLPSRTAAVAYAVREGLL; this is translated from the coding sequence ATGGACCGCAACGAGCAAGCCCTCGCATCGCTGAAGCCTGACGGCCCGCTGTCCGACGGTGTCGCCGAGGGTTGGAACGCGCTGAACCGCGGGGAGTGGGCGGACGCCCGCGCCCGATTCGAGACGGCGTTGGCCGCCGAGGAGACGGGCGAGGGCTGGGAAGGCCTCGCGTGGGCGGCCTGGTGGCTCGACGACACCACCGTGATGATGGACGCCCGCGAACGGGCGTACCGGCTCTACCGCGAGCGGGGCGACGCTCGTGGGGCCGCGCGCAGCGCGATGTGGCTCGCCATCGACTACGTGGACCTCCGCAACGATACGGCCGTCGCGAACGGCTGGATGCAGCGTGCGCACCGCTTGCTGGAACAGCACACGCAATCTCCCGAGTACGCGTGGCTGGCCGCGTGCGACGCGCACCATGCGCTCATGGCCGACAAGAATCCGGTGACGGCCCAGCGGTTGGCCACGGAGGCGGTGAGCGTCAGCGAAGCGCTCGGCATCATCGACGTGGAAATGGTGGGGCGGGCTCTGGAAGGACTCGCGCTGGTCAGCCAGGGTCAGGTGCGCGACGGGATGCAGCGCCTGGACGAGGCTGCGGCCGCCGCCGTGGCCGGGGAGTTGGCGGACCGCCAGGCGATCAGCCTGACGTGCTGCTACATGATCTTCGCGTGCGAGCGGGTACGCGACTATCCGCGCGCCGCGCAGTGGTGCGACCGGGTGAAAGAGTTCTGCCGCCGGTGGCGGTTCAACATGTTGTTCGCCGTGTGCCGGACGCAGTACGCGGGCGTGTTGATCTGGCGGGGCGAGTGGGCGCAGGCCGAAACGGAGCTCACCGCTGCGGCCAGGGAGTTGACCGTGATCCGCCCGGCATTCGCGTTCTCGGCGATGTTCCGGCTGGCGGAGCTCCGTCGCCGCCAGGGGCGTTGGGACGAAGCCGCGGCCCTGTTCCAACGGGCGGAGACATCGACCGCGGCCCTGCTCGGTCGTGCCGAACTGGCGCTCGATCAGGGGAGTCCCGCCGTCGCGGTCGAATGCGCGGAGCGCTACTTGCGCCGCTACGCACCCGAGAGCCGCACCGAGCGGGCCCCCGGCCTGGAGGTGTTGGCGCGGGCGTTCGCCGCGCTCGGAGATCTCGAGCGAGGGCGTGCCGTGCTCGCCGAGCTCGAGGCGACGACGCAGGCCGTCGCGGCCGAGCCCCTGAAGGCGTTCGCCTGCGTCGCGCGGGGGACACTGGCGACGTGCGCAGGGGACTACGCGCAGGCCCGGACGGCGTTTGAGGATGCCGCCGACCTGTTCGCCAGGTTTGGGGCGCCGTTCGAACTCGGGCGCGCCCGGATGGAGCTCGGGCGCGCGCTGGCCGCGCTGGACCGTCGGGACGCGGCCGCTGCAGAGCTCCGAACCGCCGTCGCGGTGCTGCAACACCTCGGAGCGGCTCACGAGGCCGAGCGTGCCGCGTCGCTGCTCCGCGATGTCACCGCCAAGTCGACGAAGCGAACGGCCGGTTCGCCCGTCCGGCTGACCGGCAAGGAGCTTGAGGTCCTCCGCCTGGCCGCCCAAGGCTTGACCGATAAGGAGATCGCGGCCCGGTTGCGTCGCAGCGAGCACACGATCCACCGCCACGTCGCGAACATCCTGGTCAAGCTCGATCTGCCGTCCCGCACCGCCGCGGTCGCCTACGCCGTGCGCGAAGGGTTGCTGTAG
- a CDS encoding DUF1059 domain-containing protein — protein sequence MKKVVCPPCGTEISAQTDDDLVRKVQEHAKKEHGQDLTREHILAVAKEA from the coding sequence ATGAAGAAAGTCGTCTGCCCACCGTGCGGCACGGAGATCAGCGCCCAGACCGATGACGACCTCGTGCGGAAGGTTCAGGAGCACGCAAAGAAAGAACACGGGCAAGACCTCACGCGCGAGCACATCCTGGCGGTCGCGAAGGAGGCGTAA
- a CDS encoding class I SAM-dependent methyltransferase, producing MASAQSACGSASVHGALWGARGRDWAEVQERFSRPLHEAVFAKTRVGVGTAVLDIGCGAGLFCAMASERGARVCGLDASDALVAIARRRVPLAAFQVGEMETLPHADRTFDVVTGLNAFQFGVRPVAALAEARRVARPHARVVVATWGKPERVEAAQYLAAVCSLLPPAPPRAPGPFALSADGALEAFAKDAGLTPRSVDEVECPFEYPDLDTALRGLLSEGPAIRAMQESGEDRVRRAVEPALAPYRLMSGGYRLENSVLVMVATA from the coding sequence GTGGCTTCCGCGCAGTCCGCATGCGGATCGGCCTCCGTCCACGGGGCGCTGTGGGGAGCCCGGGGGCGCGACTGGGCCGAGGTGCAGGAGCGTTTCTCGCGCCCGCTCCACGAGGCGGTCTTCGCGAAGACCCGCGTGGGGGTCGGGACGGCCGTGCTCGACATCGGGTGCGGGGCGGGGCTCTTTTGCGCGATGGCCTCGGAGCGGGGCGCTCGGGTCTGCGGGCTCGATGCCTCCGATGCGCTGGTCGCGATCGCGCGGAGACGGGTTCCGCTGGCAGCGTTTCAGGTCGGGGAGATGGAGACGCTGCCGCACGCGGACCGCACCTTCGACGTGGTAACCGGGTTGAACGCGTTCCAGTTCGGCGTCCGCCCGGTGGCCGCGCTGGCCGAGGCACGCCGTGTGGCGCGGCCACACGCCCGCGTCGTGGTCGCGACCTGGGGGAAGCCCGAGCGCGTCGAGGCCGCTCAGTATCTGGCTGCCGTGTGCTCCCTGTTGCCGCCGGCGCCGCCGAGAGCGCCTGGTCCGTTTGCACTGTCGGCCGATGGGGCGCTGGAAGCGTTCGCTAAGGACGCCGGGCTGACCCCCCGGAGCGTCGATGAGGTCGAGTGTCCGTTCGAGTACCCGGACCTCGACACGGCGCTTCGGGGGCTCCTCTCTGAGGGTCCGGCGATCCGCGCGATGCAGGAGTCCGGAGAGGATCGGGTTCGGCGCGCCGTCGAGCCGGCGCTCGCGCCATATCGCCTCATGTCTGGCGGCTACCGGCTCGAGAACAGCGTGCTGGTGATGGTCGCCACCGCGTAG
- a CDS encoding GNAT family N-acetyltransferase, with amino-acid sequence MTHAGNAGSGSQSRTPTRDRHPQPGITGLVIRPLHEHDLSAADRILRLAFGTFVGHPDPPKLWPGKDYIRTRWLADPSAAFGAELDGELVGSNFAARWGSVGSFGPLTVHPDRWDQGVARRLLDPVVALFARWGTAHAGLFTFPHSPKHIHLYQKFDFWPRYLTAIMSKSVTRLAPVRGSVRYSELSEHERGGQLAACRELADAIYPGLDLEREICAVQAQGLGDTLLARDDAGLLGFAVCHCGVGTEAGDGACYVKFAATRPGPTAAQRFDGLLEACETFAAARNLTRLVGGVNLARHEAYRRMIARGFRTDFQGVTMHLPNDPGYDRPDVFLIDDWR; translated from the coding sequence ATGACGCATGCGGGTAACGCTGGCAGCGGGTCCCAATCGCGAACTCCGACGCGCGACAGACACCCGCAGCCCGGCATCACGGGGCTTGTGATTCGTCCGCTCCACGAGCACGATCTGTCGGCGGCGGACCGTATCCTGCGCCTCGCGTTCGGCACCTTTGTTGGCCATCCCGATCCGCCGAAGCTCTGGCCGGGCAAGGACTACATTCGCACGCGATGGCTCGCCGATCCCTCGGCGGCGTTTGGGGCCGAACTCGATGGCGAGCTGGTTGGGTCTAACTTTGCGGCCCGATGGGGCAGCGTCGGATCCTTCGGGCCGTTGACCGTGCACCCCGACCGGTGGGATCAGGGCGTTGCCAGGCGCCTCCTCGACCCCGTCGTCGCGCTGTTTGCCAGATGGGGAACCGCGCACGCGGGTCTCTTCACCTTTCCCCACAGCCCGAAACACATCCATCTCTACCAGAAGTTCGACTTCTGGCCTCGGTACCTTACCGCGATCATGTCGAAGTCGGTGACGCGTCTCGCGCCCGTTCGCGGATCGGTGCGATATTCTGAACTCTCGGAGCACGAGCGGGGAGGGCAGCTCGCTGCCTGTCGCGAACTGGCGGACGCGATCTACCCGGGGCTCGACCTGGAGCGAGAGATCTGCGCGGTGCAGGCTCAAGGGCTCGGCGACACGCTGCTGGCCCGTGACGACGCGGGGCTGCTGGGGTTTGCGGTCTGCCACTGCGGGGTCGGCACTGAGGCTGGGGACGGTGCCTGCTATGTCAAGTTCGCGGCGACGCGGCCGGGGCCGACCGCTGCGCAACGCTTCGACGGGCTGCTCGAGGCGTGTGAGACGTTCGCTGCCGCGCGGAACCTGACGCGACTCGTGGGCGGCGTCAATCTCGCCCGTCACGAGGCGTATCGTCGGATGATCGCCCGCGGGTTCCGTACGGATTTCCAGGGCGTGACGATGCACCTGCCCAACGATCCTGGGTACGATCGACCGGACGTGTTCCTGATCGACGATTGGCGCTAG